Part of the Parambassis ranga unplaced genomic scaffold, fParRan2.1 scaffold_110_arrow_ctg1, whole genome shotgun sequence genome is shown below.
ggtccttcctgccagtggccatcagactgtataactcctcccctttctgtagggagaagcgctagataatcatgtcaggcatcactgtcattcctatattatgtttacttagcaccttacatctccatatttgtatccatgtatcatatattgtgctcataccgcgtactgtactctttttggattatagtgacacttatacttatactctgtacttaactgcatttaatgtaacttaatacctctggcacaagaatttccttcgggattaataaagttttatcttatcttatcttatcttatctcttatcttaagACCATGTAAACTGCATAGAGCTTGTGTGCATCCTTCTCCACACATCCACCAGGCCATGAGAGAACACCAACTGTTTCAAAGCATGCTGAGAGACTGGATGGGGCTCTGAATGATTGCGGTCTAGTAACTCATTTTCAGTGCAATTAAAGTCCCcacctaaaaataaataatcagctGACCCGTAGCTATTTAATATATCCTTAAGTTTTTCTAAAAAATGTTTCCTCTCTACACCATTGTTGGGAGCAtatacattaataaaaacaacactaaaATGATCAAAACCGAgccttcacacagagacacctccCTTGGACAAAATGTTCAGTTTCTAAAGATGTTGGGGCAAAAGCTTGGGAGAACAAAAAGCCCACACCAGCACTGAGGGTAGTGTGATGGCTTAAAATGACTTGTCCTTGCCATTCTCTGTGCCAATCTACTTCATTGttacagtcactgtgtgtctcttgtaGAAAAACTACATCAATGTGCTTTAACTTGACCATTTCAAACAacacagctcttttttttcctctcttgctcCATTTAGATTTAAACTCCCAACTCTAAAACTGTTCATTATTGTTGAGAGAATTGAAATAAGGAGTACATAAAAAAGAGTACTGACCACCTTTTTGTTCATCATTCTAAAGAATTAATTTTCTAACTTTCATCATAGCTTTTTTTAGCCTGAATTTCTCCTGATCAGTGAACTCATTGTTTCTGATATGGAGTCTAGCTGAGTTATAAAACATCTCCAGGTCTGGAAAGAAAGTCCCAACATTAACCCCCCTTAAGCCTTTCGTTTTTTGCAGAAAGGTTTTGAAAAGCTCAACAGCATAATTGTTGCTCTCTTTATGCACTGATCTCTGTGTCAGGGACACgtcactgctgtcagacagccaggcctcactgtccctgctgtcagacagccaggcctcactgtccctgctgtcagacagccaggcctcactgtccctgctgtcagacagccaggcctcactgtccctgctgtcagacagccaggcctcactgtccctgctgtcagacagccaggcctcactgtccctgctgtcagacagcacaTTGCCTGTTGTCTTTCTCCTTGAGTCCTTACTTACTTTAGCTGAACCAACCACATTTCTCAAACTGCGTCTTTTTACAGCCGTCGATTTAAAGGCAGACTCATGCTCCAtcatctctgttgtttcatcCATCAGAACTTTACTACCTGTCTGATTTGTTGCTTTCACACCAGCCACATGCTCCTTTCTGCCTCCCCATTCAGCTCATCTGCTCCACCAACCACACCTACCTCCCTCATTTCATCTGTCTCACCTCTTCCACTCACCTCACCTGTCTCGGTAACATCTACGTTACCCTCCTCACCCTCGTGTCCATCCCTTCCCTCACCTatctccccccttttttctaTTTCACCTCTGTGCTCACCACTCGCTGTACGTGTCTCACATTGCTTCTCTTTCTCGTTCATCTCAGTGGCTGCACCACAAACCTTTTCTCCTATTTCAGTAGCGTCTCCGGTGAGTCCTGCAGCAGATGTATCTACATTTTGCTGTGAATGTTTCAAAACGTTATTTTGCGAAACAATTCCAGCCCAGGAAGTGCTGGGCTTCGCTGCACCGTCCTCCACAGGGGCCCGCTCCTCCACTTCAGGCGGAGCAGAGCCGGCCCTGCAGGACAGGCTTTAATCATGTGCCCCTCTCCACCACAACCAAAACATTTGAAATCACAGGATGAAGCAAAAAGAACGTAATCGAAGCCATCCACCTTTACATGAAACCGATAGTCAAACACCCGGTCACGGTCGTTCAGGATCATGTAAAGCTGTCTCCTATGAGACACTACGTGTTTCAGGAGCGGAGATTTACATCCCGACAGTACCTTTTTAATGGGCGATACGATTTTCCCGTGCCGAGAAAGCTCCTTACATAAGAAGTCATCGCTTATGAAAGGAGGGACATTGGACAGCGTGACTTTGGTTGCTGGTTGTATCAGAGGCAACACTGATTCAAACAACCCATTCACAGTGATTCCCGTCTCCACAAGTGTTTGAACATGCTCGATCTTATCGACAAAACCACGGCTTTGTTCATCCGGGCAGCAGATTTAACAGCCGTATGCCCGATTAGTTCTCCTACAGCCAGCGCCACATCCTCCACACTACACGCAGAGCTTGCTGCCACTTTAACACCATGCTTTCGAGTAAGCATTGACAAACCTTGATTGTCAGGTGCCATGGCGTTCGCCTGGCCACCCGGCTAGACAAAGTCTagctggtgaaaaaaaaaacacctcacacaACCACCAAAAACTAAATCTACATCCACCCTACaccataaaaaataaacaagacaaTACAACACCAAAAAAAGAAGGATAAGAAAGAAAGACGGTTTAGAAAACGCACTCTCTCTTCCACTCTTCCACTCACACCCCTCCcacacgaagaagaagaagaagaagaagaagaagaagaagaaggagaagaagaaggagaagaagaagaagaagaagaagaaggagaagaaggagaagaagaagaagaaggagaagaagaagaagaagaagaagaaggagaagaagaaggagaagaagaaggagaagaagaagaagaagaaggagaagaagaagaagaaaagcagaagaagaaggagaagaagaagaagaagaagaagaaggagaagaagaagaaggagaagaagaaggagaagaagaagaagaagaagaagaaaagcagaagaagaagaagaagaagaagaagaagaaggagaagaagaagaagaagaagaagaagaaggagaagaagaagaagaagaagaagaagaagaagaagaagaagaagaagaagaagaagaagaagaagaagaagaagaagaagaagaagaagaagaagagaaggagaccACCGGTGCTGCAGGTATGGTTCAAAGTTTTCGGTTCGCTTAATCTCGGCTGACAgcgctttttattaaatgtactgaatgttgactTGTAGGAGCCTCCACCGCGACCGTACTATGGAGCGaaaggagctttgtgttcagcTACGGAGCGGAatcagtgagtgtttgtttgttggaagctaacgttagcattagccgcttcatttgttttgcattgacttgttAGCCGCGAGCTATTGTAATGCTACCGCTAGCCTAGCCTAGCCGGACTATTGATGGGCTTTTAAGCTTCGtttctcaaataatgcaaacttaaatgaagtgtccataACTCCAATAATGTCCTGTTACTCTTTGAATGTTACATACAACTTGACAGAACCTTTGTCAATGCAAGCTGATTGAATTTGTTGTTGTCCTATATTAGCACTGTGCATTAGAGTACtgttttaagataagataaaactttattaatcccgaaggaagttcttgtgccagaggtatcaagttacattaaatgcagttaagtacagagtatcagagtataagtgtcactataatccaatcagagtacagtacacagtatgagcacaatacatgatacatggatacaaatctggagatataaggtgctaagtaaacagaaatatagacctcgtagtctcagtctacggctgctcctgtaggacagcagtgtgtcctgcagggggtgagacgtgttgttatgaatactgaggagtttcctcagcatcctcctctccgtcccctccaccacagactcagactGTTAAACTGCAAAAATCAAAGaccatgattctaacagtgctgcctcctccaagtaggtgtgtgctctgtgcagcaggtagatgatggcgtcctccactccaataccaggcgggtaagcaaactgcagggggtccagcgatggttccacaacagcaccaggtgtttcaggaccagcctctccagagacttcatcacatgtggagtcagagcaactggtctgtagtcgctgtgtgtgctcggATGTTTGGTCTTTGGAACAGGAATGCCTGGTGTAAAATAATATGGTTCAATATTACAGAACATGTACATTATATCAATATACACTGATGACCACTGACAGTTTGTTAATGTATATTGATTAATGTTGTATGTGGtctattttgacattatatttattgatgtacattgatggatgttacattgatattgaattgggaaatgtatttaatgcagctagtaatacactcaacaaaaatataaacgcaacacttttgtttttgctcccatgtttcatgagatggacttgaagatctaaacttcattccagatacacaatattaccattcctctcaaacattgttcacaaatctgtctaaatgtgtgatagtgagcacttctgctttgctgagataatccatcccacctcacaggtgtgccacatcaagatgctgatctgacatcatgattagtgcacaggtgtacctcaaactgcccacaataaaaggccaccctgaaatgtgcagttttgtctcacagcaaaatgccacagatgccacaagcattgagggagcgtgcaattggcatgctgacagcaggaatgtcaaccagatctgttgctcgtgcattgaatgttcatttctccaccataagccatctccaaaggcgtttcagagaatatggcagtacatccaaccggcctcacaaccgcagaccacgagtaaccacaccagcccaggacctccacatccagcaggttcacctccgagatcgtctgagaccagccactcagacagctgctgaaacaattggtttgcataaccaaacaatttctgcacaaactgtcagaaaccgtctcagggaagctcaactgcatgctcgtcgtcctcatcggggtcttaacctgactccagatcgtcgccgtaacagacttgagtgggcaaatgctcacattcgatggcgtctagcacgttggagaggtgttctcttcacggatgaatctcggtttacattgttcagggcagatggcagacagcgtgtgtggcgtcgtgtgggtgagcgctttgctgatgtcaatgttgtggatcgagtggcccatggtggtggtggggtcatggtatgggcaggcatctgttatggacgaagaacacaggtgcattttattgatggcattttgaatgcacagagataccgtgatgagatcctgaggcccattgttgtgccatacatccatgaacatcacctcatgtttcagcaagataatgcacggccccatgttgcaaggatctgtacacaattcttggaagctgaaaatgtcccagttcttgcatggccagcatactcaccggacatgtcacccattgaacatgtttgggatgtgcttgaccggcgtatacgacagcgtgcaccagttcccactaatatccagcaacttcgcacagccattgaagaggagtggaccaacattccacaggccacaatagacaatctgataaactctatgcgaagaagatgtgttgcactgcaggcaaatggtggtcacaccagatactgactggttctgagtccccagaccgccaataaagcagaaacaaaatgcacatttcagggtggccttttattgtgggcagtttaaggtacacctgtgcactaatcatgatgtcagatcagcatcttgatgtggcacacctgtgaggtgggatggattatctcagcaaagcagaagtgctcactatcacacatttagacagatttgtgaacaatgtttgagaggaatggtaatattgtgtatctggaatgaagtttagatcttcaagtccatctcatgaaacatgggagcaaaaacaaaagtgttgcgtttatatttttgttgagtgtaattatgttatctgtgtgcaccctaactgaaaccctggccctgtgtctcaGCCGCCGTTTGAGTGCGTCCACAGGGACAGTGTGAATCGTGCCTTCCCTGTCTTCCAGTCTACTGATGATTCGCCTGTGCCATGCTAGGTTGTTCCCGCCCCTCCATACTGTCAATAAACGGCGAGCTGAGCCAAAACAGAAGTGGATTTTGTCTTCATATAAAAAATACTAggctatctaataataataaaaataataggcTGTCAGCTGACAGTTTTATCCATTTGCTTTCATTGGAATTTGTTTTGAAAGAATAAACATTAAAGTTACATAATAAACTCAATGTTGTTTTGCAGTGAGTATGACAGGACAGCCAGCCCCTGTAAACCAGAGCGGTGGAGTACAACATCCACGGGGAAAAGAACCACGGGCAGCTGAAGCAGCTTCCACACGTGGGTGTAGTACTCACACATGTTATTCACATTTTGACTGATAATCAATTCATATCATTTGATactgctgtgagtgtgatggTGCATCTGTTTGCCATCATGTCCTCCAGAAGATGTGTTGATGGAAGACAGTGGACCCAGTAGAAGTTTTGAGAAAGCCCAGAGAAGAAGGGCGGCATGGATCCGTGGGGGTTCCAGCATGTACAGAAAGCCTCAGGCACAGCTTCATAAAAGGCATATGGATATCCAAGAACAGCTGAGGACAATCCGGCAAGTAACCGGTTCAGAGTCTGTCGAGGGTTCATTTCATGTCCGACTGAGGATAGAGTTActaattattttcatttcacactgacagtcatTGCACCTTTTCTGTTCTTCTATCATTTCAGccagcagaaggaggaagacgACACAGATAACATGGTAAAAACACATTATCACCAAGTCGATGCTGAAAGACTTTCTATATGCAGGAGCCTATATATCTTAGGCCATCAGGTTGATCAGTTCCTGTGTATCTATATCATAAGCCCTCTGTGCCTTTGCCCATAATTAATGGAGATTAAGCACCGATATAGCAGCCtattgactgttgtgttgtgttggtctcagtggttgtagttgtgtacagatgtcttcacctttttacatTCAACAAAGTAACTCTGGTGTACATTAGTTTTGTAGTAATGACCTGGGTTTAAATTGAGCGCTAAACAAGACGATGTGCCTGTGTAGAGCAGGCACAGTGTGCAAAGGAGGTCAGTCTTATAAAATGTATACTGCCACTAACAATGATGCAAAATGCTCTTCCAACAGAGGCTGAACTTCTACATCCAAAGAGGGATGGACCTCGTAAATGTGGctcccctgcaggacacatggCTGGAAACCATTAGAGGAAGGATTCcctgccacctgcagagcttcaggacaacaatggagctgctggtggatgaGATTAAGGATGACTATTTGACCAGCATCAAGACAATAATCTGTATTTATTCACTTACCCTCAAAAGCACGAGTCTTAAATAGATGCAAACATGCATCCTACATGAATCAGtttgtgcttcctgtgtttatGATTGCAGTGAAGGATTCATTTGAAGGTTTAAAGGAAAGTGACGAGGAGGAAGCAAAAGATCTGCCCCCTCACAGACTTGAGTAAGTCAGGGGGATGTGATCAGAGGACACATACATAGTAACCACTGCTTACAATGCCTCTAATGACTGAGCCATACATGGATAACTTGTTGTCTTGGTACAAGCAAACTCGTAATAAGCTGCAATGGGAAAACGTTCGAATCATTAATTGACTGTTGTGCATTAGCTTTGTTATGCTTTCATTTTAGGGTGGAAATACTGCCAAAACCATGGAACCAATGGTTTGTCCGTGCACGAAAGAGGATGCATAACAAGCTGTATTCTATCAACCCTACCATGTTGCAGGT
Proteins encoded:
- the LOC114429350 gene encoding dynein heavy chain 7, axonemal-like translates to MEDSGPSRSFEKAQRRRAAWIRGGSSMYRKPQAQLHKRHMDIQEQLRTIRQQKEEDDTDNMRLNFYIQRGMDLVNVAPLQDTWLETIRGRIPCHLQSFRTTMELLVDEIKDDYLTSIKTIICIYSLTLKSTSLK